From Vanrija pseudolonga chromosome 1, complete sequence, a single genomic window includes:
- the sfnG_0 gene encoding FMNH(2)-dependent dimethylsulfone monooxygenase: protein MAPIEFAYWVPNIKKGLVNTSIPQRTNNSLEYNVKLAQIAEEKGFTFALTQIRFMAAGDDSQYESVSFSQAILSKTEHLNVIAAILPGPWHPALAAKIFGSIDHYVGGRLSINVVSGWWKDEQTRMGVEWPEHDKRYTRTKEFIRSIRGLWNENEFSLKGEFYNFDKYTMEPKPTFRVSPSSTSTNHGTLDSAEPPKEGRRGPIIFMGGNSAAARRLGGTDTDWFFFNGNDDDHFRRWIIEVRENARQAGRRIRVGINGFVIAKPTHTEAYVRLNEIVAGADEEKLKEFMKRFEEAGKSSPEGEGMWANASLKDIIQGNEGFRTGLIGSYDQVARRIIALKALGADLILTAFLHFQDEVAEFGDHVLPLVRQYEQEAIDSGEYEAWPTYENYPVDPEKAAKFKPVGDGNTTDHFALAEQIAAEVAAANAAEKKREGENGDDGVANGHDAKRVKV from the exons ATGGCTCCTATCGAGTTTGCCTACTG GGTGCCCAACATCAAGAAGGGCCTTGTCAACACGTCGATCCCGCAGCGGACCAACAACTCGCTCGAGTACAATGTCAAGCTTGCGCAgatcgccgaggagaagggtTTCACCTTTGCTTTGACGCAGATTCGCTTCATGGCCGCTGGGGATGACAGCCAGtacgag TCCGTCTCCTTCTCCCAGGCTATCCTGAGCAAGACTGAGCACCTGAacgtcatcgccgccatcctGCCTGGCCCATGGCACCCCGCACTCGCGGCCAAGATCTTCGGCTCGATCGACCACTACGTGGGCGGCCGTCTGTCGATCAATGTCGTGTCTGGCTGGTGGAAGGACGAGCAGACGCGGATGGGTGTCGAGTGGCCCGAG CATGACAAGCGCTACACGCGCACCAAGGAGTTTATCCGCTCGATCCGCGGCCTGTGGAACGAGAACGAGTTCTCGCTCAAGGGCGAGTTCTACAACTTTGACAAGTACACGATGGAGCCCAAGCCCACGTTCCGCGtgagcccgtcgtcgacgagcaccaaccacggcacgctcgacagcgccgagccgcccaaggagggccgccgcggccccaTCATCTTCATGGGCGGCAACTCggctgccgcgcgccgcctgggcGGTACCGACACCGACTGGTTCTTCTTcaacggcaacgacgacgaccacttTAGGCGCTGGATCatcgaggtgcgcgagaaTGCGCGCCAGGCTGGGCGTCGCATCCGTGTTGGAATCAA CGGCTTCGTCATCGCCAAGCCTACCCACACCGAGGCGTACGTTCGCCTTAACGAGattgtcgccggcgccgacgaggagaagctcaaggagtTCATGAAGCGGTTCGAGGAGGCGGGCAAGTCGtcgcccgagggcgagggcatgTGGGCCAACGCGTCGCTCAAGGACATTATCCAGGGCAACGAGGGCTTCCGTACCGGCCTGATCGGGAGCTACGACCaggtcgcgcggcgcatcATCGCGCTCAAGGCCTTGGGCGCCGACCTGATCCTCACGGCCTTCCTGCACTTccaggacgaggtcgccgagttTGGCGACCACGTGCTCCCCCTCGTCAGGCAGTACGAGCAGGAGGCGATCGACAGCGGCGAGTACGAGGCGTGGCCTACGTACGAGAACTACCCCGTCGACCCGGAGAAGGCGGCCAAGTTCAAGCCCGTCGGAGACGGCAACACGACCGACCACTTTGCGCTCGCGGAGCAgatcgccgccgaggtcgctgctgccaacGCTGCtgagaagaagcgcgagggggagaacggcgacgacggcgtcgccaacggccacgacgccaagcgcgtcAAGGTGTAA